One window of Misgurnus anguillicaudatus chromosome 13, ASM2758022v2, whole genome shotgun sequence genomic DNA carries:
- the LOC129430463 gene encoding L-rhamnose-binding lectin CSL3, which produces MYTFNMLVSKPSWITLLLLLCRHGVEGILSLACEGDTLKLRCDWGYIRVNSANYGRLSIFICSRGKSKEQVSNYQCLQEGTLPIVSMRCDGTKRCSVPVQDSIFSDPCYGIAKYLDVIYSCLPFKTSVTCEGSRNDIQCETGVIRIKHANYGRRDKTTCPHKQATTAECFSPQTKRFQLSCDGKKSCSLHASSSVLGDPCFGVHKYLEVAYICK; this is translated from the exons ATGTACACGTTTAACATGCTGGTATCAAAGCCAAGCTGGATTACTT TGCTGCTGTTACTTTGCAGACATG GTGTCGAGGGAATACTTAGCTTGGCCTGTGAGGGTGACACATTAAAACTGCGATGTG ACTGGGGTTACATAAGGGTCAATAGCGCCAACTATGGGCGGCTTTCAATATTTATATGCTCTAGAGGGAAATCAAAAGAACAAGTCTCAAATTATCAGTGCCTCCAAGAAGGAACCCTCCCAATAGTGTCCATGAG GTGTGACGGAACAAAAAGATGCTCGGTTCCTGTACAGGACTCAATTTTCTCTGACCCGTGTTATGGAATTGCTAAATACCTTGATGTTATCTATTCGTGTTTACCATTTA AAACAAGTGTTACTTGTGAAGGTAGCCGAAATGACATTCAATGTG aGACTGGTGTTATTCGGATTAAACATGCCAATTACGGACGGAGAGACAAAACAACCTGCCCTCATAAACAGGCAACTACAGCCGAATGTTTCTCTCCTCAGACTAAACGCTTTCAATTGAG CTGCGATGGAAAGAAGTCATGTTCTCTTCATGCTTCGAGTTCTGTCTTGGGCGATCCGTGTTTTGGTGTTCATAAGTACTTGGAGGTGGCTTACATTTGTAAATAA
- the LOC129430375 gene encoding uncharacterized protein: MYTFNMLVQKLSWITLLLLLCQHGVEGRKALACEGGTANLQCSKGYINVYKANYGRADKITCSKGKPKSQISNDQCFQETSIQAVSLRCDGTTSCSVPVQNSIFSDPCIGTVKYLDVTYDCLPIKGIAICEHKQAYIKCDTGVIRIHHANYGRRDKTTCRFPSSNTDECLFPQTTRLQFRCDKKKSCSLNASNSVFGDPCRGVNKYLEVTYSCEKNILITLLAIVYTGLMEASIGSSICTFIMLQRKLTFFTFLVLLCQHGIKAVNLITCEGETAKPTCAQGTIKVLSANYGRTDSKTCSSGRPAGQISNVQCTQNTTLSVLTTQCDGKQNCFIVVGNTAFTDPCPGTYKYLNVSYECILSPTSPPPTVPSKNQVTCESNTTHLSCDQGTIKVLSANYGRADKTTCSSGRPAGQISNVQCTQNTTLSVLTTQCDGKQNCSVAVGNMAFTDPCPGTYKYLNVSYECILPPPASTPPKDLLSCESETAHLSCAHGTIKVLSGNYGRIDNTTCSSGKPAGQLSNTKCIQRKSLSVLANRCDGKRHCSVSAINMVFGDPCKGTYKYLNVSYTCVLTTSIICQNKSSHIHCERGRRINIHYANYGRSDTVTCTHHLVGAVSTCFSDQTSTLQHRCNGKTMCHVHASNSEFTDRCPQVHKYLEVLYSCD, from the exons ATGTACACGTTTAACATGCTGGTACAAAAGCTAAGTTGGATTACTT TGCTGCTGTTACTTTGCCAACATG GTGTGGAGGGAAGAAAAGCTTTGGCCTGTGAGGGTGGCACTGCAAACCTCCAGTGTT CCAAGGGTTACATTAATGTCTATAAAGCCAACTATGGGCGGGCTGACAAGATAACATGCTCTAAAGGGAAACCAAAGAGTCAAATCTCAAATGATCAGTGCTTCCAAGAAACATCCATTCAAGCAGTGTCCCTAAG GTGTGACGGAACAACAAGCTGCTCGGTTCCTGTACAGAACTCAATTTTCTCTGACCCGTGTATTGGAACTGTGAAATACCTTGATGTGACCTACGATTGTCTCCCAATTA AGGGAATTGCTATCTGCGAACATAAACAAGCATACATTAAGTGTG ATACTGGTGTTATTCGCATTCATCACGCCAATTATGGACGGAGAGACAAAACAACTTGCCGTTTTCCGTCATCAAACACAGACGAATGTTTGTTTCCTCAGACTACACGCCTTCAATTTC GTTGCGATAAAAAGAAGTCATGCTCACTTAATGCTTCCAATTCTGTCTTCGGCGATCCATGTCGTGGAGTTAATAAGTACCTGGAAGTGACTTACAGCTGTGAAAAGAA CATACTCATAACTTTGCTTGCCATAGTGTACACAGGACTGATGGAAG cATCCATCGGTTCATCTATCTGCACATTCATCATGCTGCAACGAAAGCTGACCTTTTTTACCT ttttggtGCTACTATGCCAACATG GAATCAAGGCAGTGAACCTCATCACCTGTGAGGGAGAAACTGCCAAGCCCACCTGTG CACAGGGAACCATTAAAGTGCTTTCAGCCAATTACGGGCGTACAGACAGCAAAACCTGCTCTAGTGGAAGACCAGCTGGTCAGATCTCAAATGTTCAGTGCACTCAGAATACAACACTAAGTGTGCTGACCACTCA ATGTGATGGAAAGCAGAATTGTTTCATTGTTGTGGGGAATACGGCTTTCACTGACCCCTGTCCTGGAACTTACAAATATCTGAATGTGTCTTATGAGTGTATCCTATCACCAACATCACCACCACCAA CTGTACCATCAAAGAATCAAGTTACATGTGAATCAAACACCACCCACCTCAGCTGTG ACCAGGGAACCATAAAAGTGCTATCAGCCAATTACGGGCGTGCAGACAAGACAACCTGCTCTAGTGGAAGACCAGCTGGTCAGATCTCAAATGTTCAGTGCACTCAGAATACAACACTAAGTGTGCTGACCACTCA ATGTGATGGAAAGCAGAATTGTTCCGTTGCTGTGGGGAATATGGCTTTCACTGACCCCTGTCCTGGAACTTACAAATACCTGAATGTGTCTTATGAGTGTATCCTACCACCACCAGCAA GTACACCACCAAAGGATTTACTTTCCTGTGAATCAGAGACTGCCCATCTCAGCTGTG CCCATGGAACCATAAAAGTGCTTTCTGGCAATTATGGGCGTATAGACAACACCACTTGCTCTAGTGGAAAACCAGCTGGACAGCTTTCAAATACTAAATGCATTCAGAGGAAATCCCTCAGTGTGTTGGCCAATCG ATGTGATGGAAAACGGCATTGTTCAGTTTCTGCCATTAACATGGTTTTTGGTGACCCCTGTAAAGGAACCTACAAATACCTGAATGTGTCCTACACCTGTGTCTTAA CAACGAGTAtaatttgtcaaaataaaagcagCCATATTCACTGTG AACGGGGTCGGAGAATTAACATTCATTATGCTAATTATGGGAGGAGTGATACGGTGACTTGCACTCATCATCTTGTTGGCGCCGTGTCCACATGTTTCTCAGACCAGACCAGTACCTTGCAACACAG GTGCAATGGAAAGACTATGTGTCACGTTCATGCTTCAAATTCAGAGTTCACTGATCGTTGTCCTCAAGTCCATAAATATTTGGAGGTTTTATACAGTTGTGATTAA
- the LOC129430461 gene encoding L-rhamnose-binding lectin CSL3-like, whose translation MSCPYNEKATICSTISTFNMLHRDLTFIPLLMLLCQHGAALQQLQHITCEGTKANITCEPGIISVVSSNYGRTSTEVCRGSFADSALSDVNCLHDTLDDVSRKCNGKQTCSFDVNNNVYTDPCGGIYKYLDVHYFCLKAKKPLDCGNNGCDVTTICQFEKKEIRCNGGEFSVQYAYYGRIDTQICPHSNSSLTSSVCYSDQTSVVKLLCDGKPTCNLYVSSLIYLDLCPQKYKYLAVIYTCKQGCKYFISLGLKVFQSIASENSNAVIKCDDGYIIVLLSNVGVISDTGTYGFESWPISDGGCNSQGQCPKDTTKDVSQKCTAINDQCNDALYSIKCPMYESKENKVKLYSHILSGIQTKDEDERVFI comes from the exons ATGTCATGTCCGTATAACGAGAAAGCCACCATCTGTTCAACCATCTCCACTTTCAACATGCTGCATCGAGATCTGACTTTTATTCCCT TATTAATGCTACTATGCCAACATG gtgctgctttgcaacaattgcAACACATCACATGTGAAGGGACGAAAGCCAATATCACCTGTG AACCAGGTATCATTTCAGTGGTCTCATCCAATTATGGTCGTACAAGCACTGAAGTATGCCGAGGATCGTTTGCGGATTCTGCGCTCTCTGATGTCAACTGCTTACACGATACCCTTGATGACGTGTCTAGAAA ATGCAATGGAAAACAAACCTGTTCCTTTGATGTGAATAATAATGTTTACACTGACCCCTGCGGAGGAATTTACAAATATCTGGATGTGCATTATTTCT GTTTAAAAGCAAAGAAGCCGCTCGACTGTGGAAACAACGGCTGTG ATGTAACAACAATCTGtcagtttgaaaaaaaagaaattcgttgta ATGGAGGGGAATTTTCTGTTCAGTATGCTTATTATGGAAGGATCGATACACAGATTTGCCCTCATTCTAACTCAAGTCTCACATCTTCTGTGTGCTACTCAGACCAGACCAGCGTCGTGAAACTTTT GTGTGATGGTAAACCTACATGCAATCTATATGTTTCAAGTTTAATTTACCTGGATCTGTgccctcaaaaatacaaatatttggcAGTGATTTACACTTGCAAACAAGGATGTAAGTATTTTATCA GTCTTGGTCTCAAAGTATTTCAGAGCATCGCCAGTGAGAACAGTAATGCTGTGATCAAGTGTG ATGATGGTTACATTATTGTGCTCTTATCCAATGTTGGCGTTATAAGCGATACAGGCACGTATGGATTTGAATCTTGGCCAATCAGTGATGGAGGATGTAACAGTCAAGGCCAATGTCCCAAGGATACTACAAAGGATGTGTCTcaaaa ATGTACAG CCATTAATGACCAGTGTAATGATGCCCTATACTCTATAAAATGTCCTATGTATGAATCCAAAGAGAACAAGGTCAAACTTTACAGCCATATTTTGTCCGGTATACAGACTAAAGATGAAGATGAGCGTGTCTTCATCTGA
- the LOC129430465 gene encoding L-rhamnose-binding lectin CSL3-like isoform X2, translated as MLHQGLTFIPLLLLLCQHALGLKVFQSIGSENNDAVITCDDGKIIVLSSNHGIISDTGTYGFETWPVHDTCNGLHFGNERCHKDTTEDVSQKCDGLQTCTYAVDNEVLNYQSEGHSRYLDVSYSCGPDPTQKPFECKDDGCRVFSICQFEKQEFGCSSGRMTVKYASYGRRSSEICPHSNSSLTSSLCFSDQTSIVKLLCDDKSKCKLYVSSLVYLDLCPHLYKYLTVMYTCK; from the exons ATGCTGCATCAAGGGCTGACTTTTATTCCTT tATTACTGCTACTATGCCAGCATG CTCTTGGTCTCAAAGTATTTCAGAGCATCGGCAGTGAGAACAATGATGCTGTGATCACGTGTG ATGATGGGAAAATTATTGTGCTCTCATCCAATCATGGCATTATAAGCGATACAGGCACGTATGGATTTGAAACTTGGCCGGTCCATGACACATGTAATGGATTGCACTTTGGTAATGAACGATGTCACAAAGATACTACAGAGGATGTGTCTcaaaa ATGTGATGGACTTCAAACATGTACATATGCTGTGGATAATGAAGTTTTGAATTACCAATCAGAAGGACATTCTAGATATCTGGATGTGTCTTATTCCT GTGGACCAGATCCAACCCAGAAGCCGTTTGAATGTAAAGACGATGGCTGTA GAGTATTTTCAATCTGTCAGTTTGAAAAGCAAGAGTTTGGCTGTT caTCTGGAAGAATGACGGTTAAATATGCTTCCTACGGAAGGAGAAGTTCGGAGATTTGTCCTCATTCTAATTCAAGTCTCACATCTTCTCTGTGCTTCTCAGACCAGACCAGCATCGTGAAACTTTT ATGTGATGACAAATCTAAATGCAAACTGTATGTTTCAAGTTTAGTTTACCTGGATCTGTGTCCTCACCTCTACAAATATTTGACTGTAATGTACACATGCAAGTGA
- the LOC129430465 gene encoding L-rhamnose-binding lectin CSL3-like isoform X1, which yields MLHQGLTFIPLLLLLCQHALGLKVFQSIGSENNDAVITCDDGKIIVLSSNHGIISDTGTYGFETWPVHDTCNGLHFGNERCHKDTTEDVSQKCDGLQTCTYAVDNEVLNYQSEGHSRYLDVSYSCGPDPTQKPFDCGENGCRVFSICQFEKQEFGCTSGRMTVKYASYGRRSSEICPHSNSSLTSSLCFSDQTSIVKLLCDDKPTCKLYVSSLVYLDLCPHLYKYLTVMYTCK from the exons ATGCTGCATCAAGGGCTGACTTTTATTCCTT tATTACTGCTACTATGCCAGCATG CTCTTGGTCTCAAAGTATTTCAGAGCATCGGCAGTGAGAACAATGATGCTGTGATCACGTGTG ATGATGGGAAAATTATTGTGCTCTCATCCAATCATGGCATTATAAGCGATACAGGCACGTATGGATTTGAAACTTGGCCGGTCCATGACACATGTAATGGATTGCACTTTGGTAATGAACGATGTCACAAAGATACTACAGAGGATGTGTCTcaaaa ATGTGATGGACTTCAAACATGTACATATGCTGTGGATAATGAAGTTTTGAATTACCAATCAGAAGGACATTCTAGATATCTGGATGTGTCTTATTCCT GTGGACCAGATCCAACCCAGAAGCCATTTGACTGTGGAGAAAATGGCTGTA GAGTATTTTCAATCTGTCAGTTTGAAAAGCAAGAGTTCGGCTGTA caTCTGGAAGAATGACGGTTAAATATGCTTCCTACGGAAGGAGAAGTTCGGAGATTTGTCCTCATTCTAATTCAAGTCTCACATCTTCTCTGTGCTTCTCAGACCAGACCAGCATCGTGAAACTTTT GTGTGATGATAAACCTACATGCAAACTATATGTTTCAAGTTTAGTTTACCTGGATCTGTGTCCTCACCTCTACAAATATTTGACTGTGATGTACACATGCAAGTGA